A single Arachidicoccus sp. BS20 DNA region contains:
- a CDS encoding nitroreductase family protein produces the protein MNFLDLAENRYTTKKYNPNEKIAEEKIRQLKEILRLSPSSINSQPWKFIFVSDEKTKRELASVSYYNEPKINDASHLIVFSAIDDIDEFEEQIHKHLPEGSVKYYNQFLKPLSESEIKSWFQHQVYLSLGFFLSACASMEIDSTPMEGIKNEEYDKILQLNSYKTLFAVAIGYRNPDDANQPSLKPKSRLTLESVIQSV, from the coding sequence ATGAATTTTTTAGACCTTGCAGAAAACAGGTACACGACAAAAAAGTACAATCCGAATGAAAAAATTGCTGAAGAGAAAATCCGGCAATTAAAAGAAATTTTACGATTAAGTCCGTCATCTATCAACAGTCAGCCTTGGAAATTTATTTTCGTTTCGGACGAAAAAACAAAAAGAGAATTGGCAAGTGTTTCTTATTATAACGAACCTAAAATCAACGACGCAAGCCATTTAATTGTATTCAGCGCGATTGATGATATTGATGAGTTTGAAGAACAAATTCACAAGCACTTGCCGGAAGGTTCTGTAAAATATTATAACCAATTCTTGAAGCCTTTATCAGAATCGGAAATTAAATCTTGGTTTCAACATCAAGTATATCTTTCGTTGGGCTTCTTTTTGAGCGCTTGCGCTTCAATGGAAATTGATTCTACTCCAATGGAAGGAATTAAAAATGAAGAATACGATAAAATACTGCAACTAAACAGCTATAAAACTTTGTTCGCAGTTGCGATCGGTTACAGAAATCCCGATGATGCCAACCAACCGTCCCTCAAACCAAAATCTCGATTGACATTAGAAAGTGTTATTCAATCTGTATAA
- a CDS encoding winged helix-turn-helix transcriptional regulator: MYCIDNKQYPCSTSLAMKFIGGKWKAVILIHLIEKKRYNELRKELSMVTERTLSIQLKELEADGLITRIVHTTKPPLKVEYELTKFGKTLIPVLNAIAQWGKETAKKNKKISVV, from the coding sequence ATGTATTGTATAGATAACAAGCAATATCCTTGCAGCACAAGCCTTGCAATGAAATTTATTGGCGGGAAATGGAAAGCGGTAATTCTTATTCATTTAATTGAAAAAAAGCGCTATAATGAATTAAGAAAAGAACTTTCTATGGTAACGGAACGAACATTGAGTATACAGTTGAAAGAATTAGAAGCAGACGGTCTCATTACCAGAATTGTTCATACAACCAAGCCGCCGCTTAAGGTAGAATATGAATTAACCAAATTCGGAAAAACGCTTATTCCTGTACTTAATGCTATTGCGCAATGGGGAAAAGAAACTGCAAAAAAGAATAAAAAAATAAGCGTCGTATAA
- the gatB gene encoding Asp-tRNA(Asn)/Glu-tRNA(Gln) amidotransferase subunit GatB, translating to MTSISDKYEAVIGLEIHAQLATQSKLFCADDASFGAAPNTHISEITLAHPGTLPKLNKKAVEYAVKLGLACNCEISKYNFFARKNYFYPDLPKGWQTSQHTHPICIGGTVLIKTEQGKRLIQMHHIHLEEDAGKSIHDVYDDYTCVDLNRAGTPLVEIVSEPDMHTADEAWQYVNEIRKLVRWLGVSDGNMEEGSLRCDANVSIRLKGDTKLGTRAEVKNLNSTRNIKKAIEYEIERMIKLVESGGKVQQQTRSFDASTDTTFSIRDKEEANDYRYFPEPDLAPLNLSDEYINSLKSSLPALPNDLIEKYQTQLGLSEYDAEQLCSEKEIAVFFENVLPFSNNYKAVANWINGPIRSYVNDAKISLEELSFLPKQLAELIAMIDEGKVNFSVASSQIFPELVKDKNASAIDIATNKNLLQTSDNSQLESWINEAISRMPDKVKEYQKGKKGLIGLFVGEVKKLSKGKADPKKVTELLQEKLSG from the coding sequence ATGACCTCTATTTCAGATAAATATGAAGCCGTCATCGGCTTGGAAATTCACGCGCAACTCGCAACGCAAAGCAAACTGTTTTGTGCAGATGATGCAAGCTTTGGCGCAGCGCCGAATACGCACATCAGCGAAATAACTTTGGCGCATCCCGGAACGTTGCCGAAGCTTAATAAAAAAGCAGTTGAATACGCCGTAAAACTCGGATTAGCATGCAATTGCGAAATTTCCAAATACAATTTTTTTGCAAGAAAAAATTACTTCTACCCCGATTTGCCGAAAGGCTGGCAAACTTCACAACATACACATCCGATTTGCATTGGCGGAACTGTTTTAATAAAAACGGAACAGGGAAAACGCCTTATACAAATGCACCACATTCATCTCGAAGAAGACGCAGGCAAAAGCATTCACGATGTGTATGACGATTATACTTGCGTGGATTTGAACCGCGCGGGAACGCCATTGGTAGAAATTGTTTCAGAGCCGGATATGCACACGGCTGACGAGGCTTGGCAATATGTAAATGAAATTCGCAAACTCGTTCGCTGGCTGGGCGTTTCGGACGGAAATATGGAAGAAGGAAGCCTGCGTTGTGATGCGAATGTTTCCATTCGTTTGAAAGGCGACACGAAACTTGGAACACGCGCCGAAGTAAAAAATTTAAACTCTACCCGCAACATCAAAAAAGCGATTGAATACGAAATCGAACGCATGATAAAATTGGTAGAAAGCGGCGGAAAAGTACAACAACAAACGCGCAGTTTCGATGCTTCAACAGACACGACGTTTTCAATTCGTGATAAAGAAGAAGCGAATGATTATCGCTATTTTCCCGAACCTGATTTAGCGCCGTTAAACTTGTCAGACGAATATATCAATTCGCTGAAATCCTCGCTGCCTGCGCTTCCCAACGATTTGATTGAAAAATATCAAACACAACTCGGCTTGAGCGAATACGATGCGGAACAACTTTGCTCGGAAAAAGAAATTGCCGTTTTTTTTGAAAATGTTTTGCCTTTTTCAAACAATTATAAAGCCGTTGCCAACTGGATTAACGGACCAATTCGTTCTTACGTGAATGATGCAAAAATTTCCCTTGAAGAATTATCTTTTTTGCCTAAACAGTTAGCTGAATTAATCGCTATGATTGATGAAGGAAAAGTAAATTTCTCTGTGGCATCTTCACAAATCTTTCCTGAATTGGTAAAAGATAAAAACGCTTCGGCAATCGACATTGCAACAAACAAAAATTTATTGCAAACAAGCGACAATAGCCAACTCGAATCATGGATAAACGAAGCTATTAGTCGTATGCCGGATAAAGTAAAAGAATACCAAAAAGGTAAAAAAGGATTAATCGGTTTGTTTGTAGGCGAAGTAAAAAAGCTGAGCAAAGGCAAAGCCGATCCCAAAAAAGTAACCGAATTGTTGCAGGAAAAATTGAGCGGTTAG
- a CDS encoding adenylate kinase, which translates to MFNVILFGAPGSGKGTQSQKIVEKFQLKHISTGDLLRSEIATGTALGKEAKQFMDNGVLVPDVVVIGMIGKLIENNKEAKGFLFDGFPRTVAQAEALDKLLKLSDAEIDVVIALEVSEEELVTRLLGRGKTSGRSDDADETIIRSRIEEYRKKTEAVADYYKKFNKVKSIEGEGSVDEIFEKLSAIVEQYI; encoded by the coding sequence ATGTTTAATGTTATTTTATTTGGTGCGCCCGGAAGCGGCAAAGGCACGCAAAGTCAGAAAATTGTCGAGAAGTTTCAATTGAAACACATCAGTACCGGCGATTTGCTGCGCAGCGAAATCGCTACAGGCACAGCACTTGGCAAGGAAGCAAAACAATTTATGGACAACGGCGTTCTTGTTCCCGATGTGGTGGTTATCGGTATGATTGGTAAACTGATTGAAAACAATAAAGAGGCAAAAGGCTTTTTGTTCGACGGATTTCCACGCACCGTAGCGCAAGCCGAAGCGCTGGACAAATTATTGAAATTGAGCGATGCCGAAATTGATGTGGTAATTGCGCTCGAAGTAAGTGAAGAAGAACTCGTAACGCGCTTGCTCGGTCGCGGCAAAACCAGTGGCAGAAGCGACGATGCCGATGAAACGATTATCCGCAGCCGTATTGAAGAATATCGCAAAAAAACGGAAGCCGTAGCTGATTACTACAAAAAGTTCAACAAGGTAAAATCCATCGAAGGCGAAGGAAGTGTTGATGAAATTTTTGAAAAGTTATCTGCGATTGTTGAACAATATATTTGA
- a CDS encoding tetratricopeptide repeat protein — protein MKKILIFPMLLIGAISANAQAGAADAHTQAMDKAKDGNIDKALSIIKTAEANYPDNATLLKDDALFSTMKKDYASAIEAGKKLIASPDADEQSYQVLGSAYTASSKFGDAERTYQEGIQKFPKSSILYAEYGKALNDNNQPKKAAAAWEKGIETNPSISSNYYFLTKYYATHNNPLWSVLYGEIFINIETFSARTPEIKDTVFKQYNALFATDNVLQNYIDNGQPFEKAVASTLQQFKDIVSGGVNPESLYALRGQFLVSWFNSDNVKTYPYKLFDRLIQLSKIGVFEAYNQWLFSTYNQNQFVTWAQTNNGEIKEFSKFQRSSVFTIPDGQYYQHN, from the coding sequence ATGAAAAAAATATTGATATTTCCCATGTTGCTTATTGGCGCAATTTCTGCTAATGCACAAGCCGGTGCTGCTGATGCACACACCCAGGCAATGGACAAAGCAAAAGACGGCAACATTGACAAAGCGCTTTCGATTATTAAAACAGCGGAAGCAAACTATCCCGACAATGCAACATTGCTGAAAGATGATGCCTTATTCAGCACTATGAAAAAAGATTATGCTTCAGCAATAGAAGCAGGCAAAAAATTGATTGCCTCGCCCGATGCGGATGAACAATCTTATCAGGTTCTTGGCTCGGCATATACGGCAAGTTCTAAATTTGGCGATGCGGAACGTACTTACCAGGAAGGCATTCAGAAATTTCCGAAAAGCAGCATTTTATACGCCGAATACGGTAAAGCGCTGAACGATAACAATCAGCCGAAAAAAGCGGCGGCGGCTTGGGAAAAAGGCATTGAAACCAATCCATCCATCAGCAGTAACTATTATTTTCTTACAAAATATTACGCTACACACAACAATCCTTTGTGGAGCGTTTTGTACGGCGAAATATTTATCAATATAGAAACATTTTCGGCGCGTACACCCGAAATCAAAGACACAGTGTTTAAGCAATACAATGCTTTGTTTGCAACAGACAATGTTTTGCAAAATTATATTGACAACGGGCAGCCGTTTGAAAAAGCTGTAGCATCTACATTACAGCAGTTTAAAGACATTGTTTCGGGCGGCGTAAACCCGGAAAGTTTGTACGCGCTGCGCGGACAATTTTTGGTAAGCTGGTTCAACAGCGATAACGTAAAAACATATCCGTATAAATTATTCGACCGCTTGATTCAGCTTTCAAAAATCGGCGTGTTTGAAGCATATAATCAGTGGCTGTTTTCAACTTACAATCAAAACCAGTTTGTTACTTGGGCACAAACAAATAACGGAGAAATAAAAGAGTTTTCAAAGTTTCAGCGTTCTTCTGTTTTTACTATCCCGGACGGACAATATTACCAGCATAATTAA
- a CDS encoding DUF1015 domain-containing protein — protein sequence MAIIKPFRALRPAQSFAKQVASRPYDVLNREEAKEEANENTASFLHITKSEIDLDNDVDIHSPEVYEKAKANLQAFIDNHILFQDEKPCYYIYRLIMNGRSQTGLVAASSIDDYDNDVIKKHEFTRPEKEQDRINHITTTGAQTGNVFLAYRNNSSIDEIISQWKNNHAPEYDFTADDNIQHTIWIIDDEAVIKNITDIFREEIPNTYIADGHHRAASAAKVRQALGGKKTPDADYFLTTLFPANELQILDYNRVIKDLNGLNEDELLEKLQGKFTVEKREFAFKPAQLHSFGMYLNEHWYKLISKENTYTNDPIGVLDVTILQENILSPVFNIQDQRTDERIDFVGGIRGLQELERRVDSGEMAIAFSLFPVSIEQLFDIADSGNVMPPKSTWFEPKLRDGLLTHLII from the coding sequence ATGGCAATCATAAAACCTTTCCGCGCATTACGTCCCGCGCAAAGTTTTGCAAAGCAAGTAGCCAGCCGTCCTTACGATGTGCTGAACAGAGAGGAAGCTAAAGAGGAAGCCAATGAAAACACGGCTTCATTTTTACACATTACCAAAAGCGAAATTGATTTGGACAATGATGTGGATATTCATTCTCCCGAAGTGTACGAAAAAGCAAAAGCCAATTTACAGGCTTTCATAGACAATCACATTTTGTTTCAGGATGAAAAACCTTGCTATTATATTTATCGGTTAATCATGAACGGCAGAAGCCAGACGGGTTTGGTTGCCGCGAGTTCGATTGACGATTATGACAATGATGTAATTAAAAAACACGAGTTCACACGCCCGGAAAAAGAGCAGGACAGGATTAATCATATTACAACAACAGGTGCGCAAACGGGCAATGTTTTTTTGGCTTACCGAAACAATTCTTCGATAGACGAAATTATTAGTCAATGGAAAAACAACCATGCGCCGGAATACGATTTTACTGCCGACGATAATATTCAGCACACGATTTGGATTATCGACGATGAAGCTGTAATAAAAAATATTACAGATATTTTCCGTGAAGAAATTCCAAACACTTACATTGCCGACGGGCATCATCGTGCGGCATCTGCGGCAAAAGTTCGTCAGGCTTTGGGCGGCAAAAAAACACCCGATGCAGATTATTTTCTCACAACATTATTTCCTGCCAATGAATTACAAATTCTTGATTACAACCGTGTAATTAAAGATTTGAACGGCTTGAACGAAGATGAATTGCTTGAAAAATTACAGGGAAAATTTACTGTCGAAAAAAGAGAATTTGCTTTCAAACCTGCGCAGCTGCATAGTTTTGGAATGTATCTCAATGAACATTGGTACAAATTAATTTCCAAAGAAAATACTTATACCAACGACCCGATTGGCGTGTTAGACGTAACCATTTTGCAGGAAAATATTCTGTCGCCCGTCTTCAACATACAAGACCAAAGAACTGATGAAAGAATTGATTTTGTCGGCGGCATTCGTGGCTTGCAGGAATTGGAAAGGCGCGTGGATTCGGGCGAAATGGCAATTGCTTTCAGTTTGTTTCCTGTAAGCATTGAACAATTATTCGACATTGCCGACAGCGGAAATGTAATGCCGCCGAAAAGCACCTGGTTCGAACCGAAGCTGCGCGACGGTTTGCTCACACATTTGATTATTTAA
- the serC gene encoding 3-phosphoserine/phosphohydroxythreonine transaminase yields MKKYNFNSGPSILPQEVLQQASEAVLDFNGIGLSLLEIGHRTQWFLDVLSEAQSLVKELMQLNDDYDVLFLQGGATMQFMQVPMNLLGSNDTAAYADNGIWGKKAIEEAKYFGNVDVVASTKDKNHSYIQKNFSVQPDAKYFHYTSNNTVEGTQWHFVPNVDVPLVVDMSSDIFSRPFDYAKHDLIYAGAQKNAGAAGVTLVVVKKDILGKTGRKIPPILDYQKHIEADALLNTPPVFAVYVSLLTLRWIKKEGGLIEMEKRAKARADLFYAALDTLQIFKPLVEKEDRSLMNATFTIEDKDIENKFLEECKQHGMVGVKGHRSVGGLRVSMYNAMPLSSVQAIVDLMEDFDKSERG; encoded by the coding sequence ATGAAAAAATACAATTTCAATTCCGGTCCGTCCATTCTTCCGCAGGAGGTGTTGCAGCAGGCGAGCGAAGCCGTGTTGGATTTTAACGGCATCGGTTTGTCGTTGCTGGAAATCGGGCATCGCACACAATGGTTTCTCGATGTTTTGAGCGAGGCGCAAAGTCTTGTAAAAGAATTGATGCAATTGAATGATGATTACGATGTGCTGTTTTTGCAAGGCGGCGCAACCATGCAGTTTATGCAAGTGCCGATGAACTTGCTCGGAAGCAATGATACTGCGGCTTACGCCGATAACGGCATTTGGGGAAAGAAAGCGATTGAAGAAGCAAAATATTTCGGCAATGTGGATGTGGTTGCTTCTACGAAAGATAAAAATCATTCTTACATACAAAAGAATTTTTCGGTACAGCCCGATGCAAAATATTTTCATTACACATCGAACAACACGGTAGAAGGAACACAATGGCATTTCGTCCCGAATGTAGATGTGCCGTTGGTTGTGGACATGAGCAGCGACATTTTTTCCCGTCCTTTTGATTATGCAAAACACGATTTGATTTATGCAGGCGCACAGAAAAATGCAGGTGCAGCGGGCGTTACGTTGGTTGTTGTGAAAAAAGATATTTTAGGAAAAACAGGCAGAAAAATTCCACCGATTCTTGATTACCAAAAACATATTGAAGCGGATGCTTTGCTGAACACACCGCCTGTTTTTGCCGTGTATGTTTCTTTGCTTACGCTTCGCTGGATTAAAAAAGAAGGCGGATTAATCGAAATGGAAAAACGCGCAAAAGCCCGCGCAGACTTGTTTTACGCGGCATTGGATACTTTGCAAATCTTTAAACCTTTGGTGGAAAAAGAAGACAGAAGTTTAATGAACGCAACCTTTACGATTGAAGATAAAGACATTGAAAATAAATTTTTGGAAGAGTGTAAGCAGCACGGAATGGTTGGCGTAAAAGGACACAGAAGCGTTGGCGGTTTGCGCGTTTCGATGTACAATGCAATGCCTTTGAGCAGCGTTCAAGCGATTGTGGATTTGATGGAGGATTTTGATAAGTCTGAACGAGGATGA
- the yihA gene encoding ribosome biogenesis GTP-binding protein YihA/YsxC, translated as MTIKKAVYVISSPSVEKCPQPDRPEYAFIGRSNVGKSSLINMLVNQKSLAKTSGTPGKTQMINHFAIESAGKEKSKNDAWYLVDLPGYGYAKVAQKERKVFSKMIENYIRKRENLVHLFVLIDSRHKPQNIDIDFVNVLDSFQIPFTLIFTKADKEKPAVVERNVNAFLDVLRQTWQFLPQVIVTSSTKKQGKDEVLDLIEQLNNN; from the coding sequence ATGACTATCAAAAAAGCCGTTTACGTTATTTCTTCGCCATCGGTGGAAAAATGTCCGCAACCCGACCGTCCCGAATATGCTTTTATCGGGCGAAGCAATGTGGGCAAATCTTCACTGATAAATATGCTCGTCAATCAAAAGTCTTTGGCTAAAACGTCCGGCACGCCGGGCAAAACGCAGATGATTAATCATTTTGCGATTGAAAGCGCGGGTAAAGAAAAATCGAAAAACGATGCGTGGTATTTGGTGGATTTGCCGGGCTACGGCTACGCAAAAGTGGCGCAGAAAGAACGGAAAGTCTTCAGCAAGATGATTGAAAATTATATCCGCAAACGGGAAAATCTGGTGCATCTTTTTGTGCTGATTGACAGCCGCCACAAGCCGCAAAATATTGATATAGATTTTGTGAATGTGTTGGATAGCTTTCAAATTCCTTTTACGTTGATTTTTACCAAAGCCGATAAAGAAAAGCCCGCCGTTGTTGAACGCAACGTAAATGCTTTTCTCGATGTGCTGCGCCAAACATGGCAATTTTTGCCGCAAGTAATTGTTACAAGTTCCACAAAAAAACAAGGGAAAGATGAAGTGTTGGATTTGATTGAACAATTGAATAATAATTAG
- a CDS encoding TIGR00266 family protein — MQNHEIDYKIFGEEMQYVEVELDPQETAIGEPGSFMMMDDGVQMQTIFSDGSGQNNSILDKLFSAGKRLLVGENLFVTAYTNVAPQGKRHVSFAAPYPGKIIPLDLNALGGKIICQKDAFLCAAKGVSISIEFQKRLGAGLFGGEGFIMEKLEGDGMAFMHAGGHITERVLQPGEILKVDTGCIVGFTGGVRYDIEFIGGIKNTLFGGEGVFFALLQGPGTVWIQTLPISRLARRILAYATVKQKGEGSILGPLGRLLDGDNSF, encoded by the coding sequence ATGCAAAACCATGAAATTGATTACAAAATCTTCGGCGAAGAAATGCAATACGTCGAAGTGGAACTTGATCCGCAGGAAACAGCGATAGGCGAGCCGGGCAGCTTTATGATGATGGACGATGGTGTGCAGATGCAAACCATTTTCAGCGACGGCAGCGGACAAAACAACAGCATTCTGGACAAGCTTTTTTCTGCCGGAAAACGCTTGCTTGTAGGCGAAAATTTATTTGTGACAGCGTACACCAATGTTGCGCCGCAAGGCAAGCGCCATGTAAGTTTTGCGGCGCCTTATCCCGGAAAAATTATTCCGCTCGACCTGAATGCTTTGGGCGGAAAAATCATCTGCCAGAAAGATGCTTTTCTTTGCGCGGCAAAAGGCGTTTCCATCAGCATTGAGTTTCAGAAAAGATTGGGTGCAGGCTTGTTTGGCGGCGAAGGCTTCATCATGGAAAAGCTGGAAGGCGACGGCATGGCGTTTATGCACGCAGGCGGACACATTACGGAGCGTGTATTGCAGCCGGGCGAAATCCTGAAAGTGGACACAGGCTGCATCGTAGGATTTACAGGCGGTGTGCGCTACGACATTGAATTTATAGGCGGCATTAAAAATACGTTGTTCGGCGGCGAAGGCGTGTTCTTTGCGTTGCTGCAAGGTCCGGGAACTGTGTGGATTCAAACGTTGCCGATTAGCCGTTTGGCAAGAAGAATATTGGCGTATGCAACCGTAAAACAAAAAGGCGAAGGCAGCATTCTCGGTCCTTTGGGAAGATTGCTGGACGGAGATAACAGCTTTTAG
- a CDS encoding cob(I)yrinic acid a,c-diamide adenosyltransferase — MAKIYTKTGDKGKTSLIGGTRVNKNDLRVECYGTVDELNAHIGLLNDELKTISLENILPEIQNNLFIIGSLLAADANKSSKFSLPELREEDVVLLEKEIDKMNESLPKMTHFILPGGHIFVSQAHIARTVCRRSERWCVELLSELNDANILLIVKYLNRLSDYLFVLARFIAKRLNVEEVKWIPRHE, encoded by the coding sequence ATGGCAAAAATCTATACAAAAACAGGCGATAAAGGAAAGACTTCTTTAATCGGCGGAACGCGCGTAAATAAAAATGATTTGCGGGTAGAATGTTACGGAACTGTTGATGAATTGAACGCACACATCGGTTTGCTGAACGATGAACTGAAAACCATTTCGCTTGAAAATATTTTGCCCGAAATTCAAAATAATTTATTCATCATCGGTTCTTTGCTTGCGGCTGATGCGAATAAATCTTCCAAATTTTCTTTGCCCGAATTGCGTGAAGAAGACGTTGTTTTATTGGAAAAAGAAATTGATAAAATGAACGAATCGCTTCCGAAAATGACGCATTTTATTTTGCCGGGCGGACATATTTTTGTTTCTCAGGCGCATATTGCACGAACTGTTTGCCGCCGCTCGGAACGCTGGTGCGTAGAGCTTCTTAGCGAATTGAATGATGCAAATATTTTGCTGATTGTAAAATATCTTAACCGTTTAAGCGATTATCTTTTTGTATTGGCAAGGTTTATTGCAAAGCGGTTGAATGTGGAAGAAGTGAAGTGGATTCCGAGACACGAATGA
- a CDS encoding ABC transporter ATP-binding protein, translated as MSSVIHLEKIEKQYFMGGVGVPVLKGISLDIFKNEYVALMGPSGSGKSTLMNILGCLDTPTSGAYILNGQDVSKMPDDALADVRNVEIGFVFQQFNLLPRLTAAENVALPLIYAGVGKEERMERALAALEKVGLGERANHKSNEMSGGQIQRVAIARAIINNPAILLADEPTGNLDTKTSIEVMEIFGQIQAAGNTVVLVTHEEDIAEYAKRIVRLRDGLIETDTLNAPKTEALV; from the coding sequence ATGTCATCCGTTATTCATCTGGAAAAAATTGAGAAGCAGTATTTCATGGGCGGCGTGGGCGTGCCTGTGCTGAAAGGCATTTCGCTCGACATTTTTAAGAATGAATATGTGGCGCTGATGGGGCCTTCGGGCAGCGGCAAAAGTACGCTGATGAATATTCTCGGTTGTCTCGACACGCCTACGAGCGGCGCTTATATTCTGAACGGACAAGACGTAAGCAAGATGCCCGACGATGCACTTGCCGATGTACGCAATGTTGAAATAGGTTTTGTGTTTCAGCAATTCAATTTGCTGCCGAGACTGACGGCTGCGGAAAATGTGGCGCTGCCGTTGATTTACGCAGGCGTGGGTAAAGAAGAAAGAATGGAACGTGCATTGGCGGCATTAGAAAAAGTGGGTTTGGGCGAGCGTGCCAATCATAAATCGAATGAGATGAGCGGCGGGCAAATTCAGCGCGTGGCAATTGCGCGTGCAATTATCAACAATCCCGCGATTTTGCTGGCAGACGAACCGACCGGAAATCTGGATACAAAAACTTCGATTGAAGTTATGGAAATTTTCGGGCAAATTCAAGCCGCAGGTAATACTGTTGTATTGGTTACGCACGAAGAAGATATTGCGGAATATGCCAAACGTATCGTTCGTTTGAGAGACGGTTTAATTGAAACCGATACGCTGAATGCCCCGAAAACAGAGGCTTTGGTGTAA
- the gatC gene encoding Asp-tRNA(Asn)/Glu-tRNA(Gln) amidotransferase subunit GatC, whose product MVEITDKLVDDLAHLSRLNFNNKEKEEIKNDLQQMIAFVEKLNEIDTSNVEPLLHITPRENVFREDIVAQNISREEALQNVPNTDGTYILVPKVIKK is encoded by the coding sequence ATGGTAGAAATTACGGACAAACTGGTGGATGATTTGGCGCATCTTTCGCGGCTTAATTTCAATAACAAAGAAAAAGAAGAAATCAAAAACGATTTGCAACAAATGATTGCTTTCGTAGAAAAACTGAACGAAATTGATACGTCGAATGTTGAACCTTTACTGCATATTACGCCGCGCGAAAATGTTTTTCGTGAAGATATAGTTGCACAAAATATTTCGCGTGAAGAAGCATTGCAAAACGTTCCAAACACTGATGGCACGTATATTTTAGTGCCGAAGGTTATTAAAAAATAA
- a CDS encoding tRNA1(Val) (adenine(37)-N6)-methyltransferase: protein MAQTYFQFKQFKIEQDKTAMKVCTDACLFGALITENETVIKDDTVLDIGAGTGLLSLMIAQKNTAAKIDAVEIDKDAFEQARENISHSIWKNVEVHHQPIQEFTKDRNACYDLIVSNPPFFENDLKSINEQRNKALHSSDLSLKELVEIVNKLLAEKGTFCVLLPFSRTEYFVNLAEKENLFLQKKILVKQTPKHHFFRSILFFKKENSGYETEEIVIKENDVYSLRFTELLKDYYLYL, encoded by the coding sequence ATGGCGCAAACTTATTTTCAATTCAAACAATTCAAAATAGAGCAGGATAAAACCGCAATGAAAGTGTGTACAGATGCTTGCTTGTTCGGCGCGTTGATTACGGAAAATGAAACTGTAATTAAAGACGATACAGTGTTGGACATTGGTGCAGGAACGGGTTTGCTTTCGCTTATGATTGCTCAAAAAAATACTGCCGCAAAAATTGATGCCGTTGAAATTGACAAAGATGCTTTTGAGCAGGCAAGAGAAAATATTTCTCATTCAATTTGGAAAAACGTTGAGGTTCATCATCAACCGATTCAGGAGTTTACAAAAGACCGAAATGCTTGCTATGACTTAATTGTGTCCAATCCGCCGTTTTTTGAAAATGATTTAAAAAGTATAAATGAACAACGAAACAAAGCGCTGCATTCATCTGATTTGAGCTTGAAAGAATTGGTTGAAATTGTAAATAAATTGCTTGCCGAAAAAGGGACATTTTGCGTGTTGCTTCCATTTTCAAGAACAGAATATTTTGTCAATCTCGCAGAAAAAGAAAATTTGTTTTTGCAGAAAAAAATATTGGTAAAGCAAACGCCGAAGCATCATTTCTTCAGGAGTATTTTATTTTTCAAAAAAGAAAACTCCGGTTACGAAACGGAAGAGATTGTAATTAAAGAAAACGATGTTTATTCGTTAAGATTTACAGAATTATTAAAAGACTATTATTTGTATCTGTAA
- a CDS encoding GtrA family protein, which produces MKIWIMRMISFAVIGTTGMIVDFGATWVLREKAKMNEYLANAIGFALAVINNFLLNKYWTFHDFRTLTAMQFSKYAAISLVGLSLNSLFLYLLHKFLRIPFYWAKFLATALVFLWNFIANSYITFS; this is translated from the coding sequence ATGAAAATATGGATTATGAGAATGATAAGTTTTGCCGTTATCGGAACAACTGGAATGATCGTCGATTTCGGTGCGACTTGGGTTTTGAGGGAGAAAGCTAAAATGAATGAATATCTTGCAAATGCTATCGGTTTCGCACTTGCAGTTATCAATAATTTTCTTTTAAATAAGTATTGGACCTTTCATGATTTTCGTACATTAACGGCAATGCAATTTTCAAAATACGCGGCAATTAGCCTTGTCGGACTTTCTTTGAATAGTCTTTTCTTATATTTATTACATAAATTTTTACGTATTCCTTTCTATTGGGCAAAGTTTTTAGCGACAGCATTAGTTTTTCTTTGGAATTTCATTGCTAATAGTTATATTACATTCTCTTGA